In Phyllopteryx taeniolatus isolate TA_2022b chromosome 1, UOR_Ptae_1.2, whole genome shotgun sequence, the following proteins share a genomic window:
- the LOC133473226 gene encoding gamma-glutamylaminecyclotransferase-like has translation MARLFVYGTLKGGQPNHYCMLDKSIGAAQLLATAVTTEKFPLVIAGEYNIPFLLNLPGQGHRVHGELYRVDERLLNFLDVLEDIPATYQRTLVMLTVEEWLGQADHEERSAAGGVTEAFVYSTTTYQLDWPSLPHYESYDSRGHHGLEYIRK, from the coding sequence ATGGCTCGACTCTTCGTCTACGGAACTCTAAAGGGGGGGCAGCCGAACCACTACTGCATGTTGGACAAGAGCATTGGAGCTGCGCAGTTGCTTGCCACCGCTGTCACCACTGAGAAGTTCCCCCTAGTGATCGCTGGCGAGTACAACATCCCTTTCCTCCTCAACCTACCAGGCCAGGGTCACAGGGTTCACGGCGAGCTCTACAGAGTGGACGAGCGCTTGCTGAATTTCCTGGATGTCCTCGAAGACATCCCCGCCACGTATCAGCGGACTCTGGTAATGCTTACGGTGGAGGAGTGGCTGGGGCAGGCCGACCACGAGGAGAGGTCCGCGGCGGGCGGCGTCACTGAGGCCTTTGTGTACAGCACAACCACGTACCAGCTGGACTGGCCCTCGCTGCCTCATTACGAGAGTTACGACTCCCGCGGTCATCACGGCCTCGAGTACATACGGAAATGA